From the Pangasianodon hypophthalmus isolate fPanHyp1 chromosome 17, fPanHyp1.pri, whole genome shotgun sequence genome, one window contains:
- the trim47 gene encoding E3 ubiquitin-protein ligase TRIM47 isoform X1, with the protein MAAAADTKGELQKELVCAICLDYFDDPVILKCGHNFCRMCILMHWEENGGDGYQCPECRMVFGKMSFTKNYLVKNLVDKLSEFECLKTCRPPAPAKPGKTDGKCERHHEELKLYCHTDRKPICVVCRESRDHRLHDVAPVPEVVEDMKGGLKLRLIKLNWQKSMCARVKATDEQAKADVKLKKQALKEKIEDDVGALVQFLLDEKDRLLERLEAEEAATIALIDENLKLVESEAAKVDKAIAEIQNQLSEVANFELSYGCLFQSICKAYSSPSHVNLTVQAVNCPPDFTEFTGPFQLILWKKMMHVLHTMPQNLTLDLDTAHPSLAISDFDTKVEEGRARSHEPDLPRRFTRFFGVLATAQYSSGQHYWEVDVRDKGVWYLGVTTACSNRKGFVSLSPSAGYWSLSLHDRLYANEEDARVPVADYWSSPRVGVFLDYERGHVAFYDAVTMKRVYSFAAYFDEPVSPFFSPGKNDPGSRLQICHYY; encoded by the exons ATGGCTGCCGCAGCAGATACAAAGGGGGAATTACAGAAGGAATTGGTTTGTGCCATTTGTTTGGATTACTTTGATGATCCGGTCATTTTAAAATGCGGTCACAACTTCTGCCGCATGTGCATTTTAATGCACTGGGAGGAAAACGGAGGAGACGGCTATCAGTGTCCAGAGTGCCGGATG GTGTTTGGCAAAATGAGCTTCACAAAGAACTATCTGGTGAAGAACCTGGTGGATAAACTGAGTGAGTTTGAGTGTCTGAAGACGTGCAGACCTCCTGCACCGGCCAAACCGGGCAAAACAGATGGTAAATGTGAGAGACACCATGAGGAGCTAAAACTCTACtgccacacagacagaaagccCATCTGTGTGGTGTGCAGAGAGTCGAGAGATCACAG GCTCCATGATGTTGCTCCTGTACCTGAGGTTGTTGAGGACATGAAG GGAGGCCTGAAGCTGAGGCTCATCAAACTGAACTGGCAGAAGTCCATGTGTGCCCGCGTCAAAGCCACAGATGAGCAAGCCAAAGCAGACGTCAAA CTAAAGAAGCAGGCTCTGAAGGAGAAGATTGAGGATGATGTGGGAGCACTGGTGCAGTTTCTGCTGGATGAGAAGGACAGACTGTTGGAGAGGCTGGAGGCCGAGGAGGCAGCTACTATAGCGCTGATAGATGAGAATCTTAAACTGGTGGAAAGTGAGGCAGCTAAAGTAGACAAGGCCATTGCTGAAATTCAGAACCAGCTCAGCGAGGTAGCAAACTTTGAG TTATCTTATGGATGTCTTTTTCAGAGCATCTGCAAAGCGTATTCAAG cCCAAGTCATGTTAACCTTACAGTACAGGCGGTGAACTGTCCGCCTGATTTCACCGAGTTCACTGGACCCTTTCAGCTCATCTTGTGGAAGAAGATGATGCATGTGCTGCATACGA TGCCACAGAACCTGACGTTGGATCTGGACACAGCACACCCGTCTTTGGCCATTAGTGACTTTGACACAAAGGTGGAGGAGGGCCGAGCACGCTCGCACGAGCCCGACCTGCCGCGCCGCTTCACGCGCTTCTTTGGTGTGTTGGCTACTGCGCAGTACTCCAGTGGCCAGCACTACTGGGAGGTAGACGTGAGGGACAAGGGAGTGTGGTACCTGGGTGTGACCACAGCATGCAGCAACCGGAAGGGCTTCGTCAGTCTGTCGCCGTCAGCTGGATACTGGAGCCTGAGCCTCCACGACCGCCTCTACGCCAATGAAGAGGACGCACGTGTGCCTGTGGCTGATTACTGGAGCTCGCCGCGTGTCGGTGTCTTCCTTGACTATGAGCGCGGCCACGTGGCTTTTTACGACGCCGTCACTATGAAGCGCGTCTACAGCTTTGCGGCGTACTTCGACGAGCCCGTTTCGCCCTTCTTCAGCCCCGGAAAGAACGACCCGGGCAGCCGCCTGCAGATCTGCCACTATTACTGA
- the trim47 gene encoding E3 ubiquitin-protein ligase TRIM47 isoform X2 — protein sequence MAAAADTKGELQKELVCAICLDYFDDPVILKCGHNFCRMCILMHWEENGGDGYQCPECRMVFGKMSFTKNYLVKNLVDKLSEFECLKTCRPPAPAKPGKTDGKCERHHEELKLYCHTDRKPICVVCRESRDHRLHDVAPVPEVVEDMKGGLKLRLIKLNWQKSMCARVKATDEQAKADVKLKKQALKEKIEDDVGALVQFLLDEKDRLLERLEAEEAATIALIDENLKLVESEAAKVDKAIAEIQNQLSEVANFESICKAYSSPSHVNLTVQAVNCPPDFTEFTGPFQLILWKKMMHVLHTMPQNLTLDLDTAHPSLAISDFDTKVEEGRARSHEPDLPRRFTRFFGVLATAQYSSGQHYWEVDVRDKGVWYLGVTTACSNRKGFVSLSPSAGYWSLSLHDRLYANEEDARVPVADYWSSPRVGVFLDYERGHVAFYDAVTMKRVYSFAAYFDEPVSPFFSPGKNDPGSRLQICHYY from the exons ATGGCTGCCGCAGCAGATACAAAGGGGGAATTACAGAAGGAATTGGTTTGTGCCATTTGTTTGGATTACTTTGATGATCCGGTCATTTTAAAATGCGGTCACAACTTCTGCCGCATGTGCATTTTAATGCACTGGGAGGAAAACGGAGGAGACGGCTATCAGTGTCCAGAGTGCCGGATG GTGTTTGGCAAAATGAGCTTCACAAAGAACTATCTGGTGAAGAACCTGGTGGATAAACTGAGTGAGTTTGAGTGTCTGAAGACGTGCAGACCTCCTGCACCGGCCAAACCGGGCAAAACAGATGGTAAATGTGAGAGACACCATGAGGAGCTAAAACTCTACtgccacacagacagaaagccCATCTGTGTGGTGTGCAGAGAGTCGAGAGATCACAG GCTCCATGATGTTGCTCCTGTACCTGAGGTTGTTGAGGACATGAAG GGAGGCCTGAAGCTGAGGCTCATCAAACTGAACTGGCAGAAGTCCATGTGTGCCCGCGTCAAAGCCACAGATGAGCAAGCCAAAGCAGACGTCAAA CTAAAGAAGCAGGCTCTGAAGGAGAAGATTGAGGATGATGTGGGAGCACTGGTGCAGTTTCTGCTGGATGAGAAGGACAGACTGTTGGAGAGGCTGGAGGCCGAGGAGGCAGCTACTATAGCGCTGATAGATGAGAATCTTAAACTGGTGGAAAGTGAGGCAGCTAAAGTAGACAAGGCCATTGCTGAAATTCAGAACCAGCTCAGCGAGGTAGCAAACTTTGAG AGCATCTGCAAAGCGTATTCAAG cCCAAGTCATGTTAACCTTACAGTACAGGCGGTGAACTGTCCGCCTGATTTCACCGAGTTCACTGGACCCTTTCAGCTCATCTTGTGGAAGAAGATGATGCATGTGCTGCATACGA TGCCACAGAACCTGACGTTGGATCTGGACACAGCACACCCGTCTTTGGCCATTAGTGACTTTGACACAAAGGTGGAGGAGGGCCGAGCACGCTCGCACGAGCCCGACCTGCCGCGCCGCTTCACGCGCTTCTTTGGTGTGTTGGCTACTGCGCAGTACTCCAGTGGCCAGCACTACTGGGAGGTAGACGTGAGGGACAAGGGAGTGTGGTACCTGGGTGTGACCACAGCATGCAGCAACCGGAAGGGCTTCGTCAGTCTGTCGCCGTCAGCTGGATACTGGAGCCTGAGCCTCCACGACCGCCTCTACGCCAATGAAGAGGACGCACGTGTGCCTGTGGCTGATTACTGGAGCTCGCCGCGTGTCGGTGTCTTCCTTGACTATGAGCGCGGCCACGTGGCTTTTTACGACGCCGTCACTATGAAGCGCGTCTACAGCTTTGCGGCGTACTTCGACGAGCCCGTTTCGCCCTTCTTCAGCCCCGGAAAGAACGACCCGGGCAGCCGCCTGCAGATCTGCCACTATTACTGA